In the genome of Arachis stenosperma cultivar V10309 chromosome 2, arast.V10309.gnm1.PFL2, whole genome shotgun sequence, the window CACAATCCCCACCAGTGTTTGATAAGATATATATATGCCTGATGCATGCAAAAAAGGCTTCAAGAGTGGCTGTAGACCTCTAATATGTTTGGATGGATGCTTTCTTAAGGGGGACTTTGGTGGACAGTTACTTTCAGCGATTGCCCAAGATGCCAATAATCATTTCTATACCATTGCTTATGCTGTTGTCGGATCAGAAACAAAGGAGTCATGGAAATGGTTTTTAACTCTCTTACAAGAAGATCTTGGGAATGCAAGTGTGCATGGATGGAACTTTATGTCGGATCAACAAAAAGTTAGTAATATATTTGTTTATCCTTATGTTCTAAAATCTAGTTCATTATGCTTCTATTATGAGGCTTTTGGTTTATAAAATTATGCAGAAATTAAGTGTTGTTCTGTTTCTAACTTTTATTTACTAAATTGCAATCTCTAAGTTTTATCACATTAGTTAACATTAGTTAGCATTAGTTAACATTAGCCAAGGTTAGTTAGCATTAGTCAACATTAGTTAGCATTTGTTTATTAACATTAGTTTATTTATgcatttgatttaatttttcaaaaatttataaactTTAGTTAGTGAGACTTACACCAGACATTTAGCTACAACTAATTAAATAGTTGGTGCTGATCTTTAATTTGGATTGAAGAGCTCTCTTCATATGACAGTGCCATGTTCGTTCTATCAAATAAGCCTTTGGATGAATGTTTATTATATTAGACCTGTATGTATGTGAATTGCTTTTGCTAATGTGTTAGATGGTTTTTAAATCATTGAACAAGCTTTTACTCTCATTAGCCAAGGCAGGGGCTGCTATCATTAATTTTTCACTTGCTGATATACCCTTGTACACTATCGTTGAAGTTGGTGTATTTTATTCTTCAACATTATGTGGACTACATCACACTTTTTAAtgcttttttgtttattttgagaTGATATTCTGCTACTTTCAGGGACTTCTTGAAGCAATGAAAGAGGTGATGCCCGAGGCACCACATCATAATTGTGTGATGCATATGTGGAAAAACTTCATCAACCGATTTAAGGATCTGCAAGTCAGAGATGTGGTTTGGGAGTGTGCAAGTTGTTCAACCCCTCCTGAGTTTGTAGAGACTatggaaaagcttaagaagattaatgaagaggCATGGGAGTATCTTACAAGATTTGATCCTCGGGTGTGGGTGAAGGTTTACCTTAACGATGGCCCCAAAGTTGATTCTTTGACAAATAATATGTGTGAATCCTGGAATGCCAAAATAGAAAAGGACAGAGTGAAGCCCATTCTTACAATGTGTGAAGAATTGCACTGTTATGTCATGAGGAGAATGACGAAGCATATCACTCTACTATCAGATTATCCTGGAAAGCTTGCTCCCGTACAGCAAAAAAGACTTGGCCGATTGATTAAGCCCAGCAACAGATGGAATGCAGTATGGACAGGTGACAATGAGAGGAAACAGTTTGAAGTGAGTCGCAAGACATCAAGAGTTGATGTTGATTTGATGAAGCATACTTGTTCATGCAACATGTGGCAACTAATAGGTTGACTTACTTACTCTTTGATTAAAAACTTGTTTTGCTGAGTAATGTATTCTAGATTGATTATGTGATTTTGGAATTATAGGAATGCCTTGTGTTCATGTGATTGCTGCTATTAGGAAGAAGCATGACAAGCCAGAAGATTATGTGCACAAATGGCTTTGCATGGAGTCCATCTATCTGACTTATGCACACTCAATCCAACCAGTTCCCAGTGAAGAATATTGGCATAGAACAGGTTATATCAAGCCAAATTCTCCACCCATCAAGAGGCCCATTGGTAGGCCAAAGGTGCATAAAAGAAAGAAGGATCCAATAGAGGATTTGATCCAAGGGGACAAGGTAAGAAAAACATTTCGCATAACATGTAGTAAGTGCGGCGAGAAGGGTCACAACTACAAGAGTGCAAGGGAGCACCATCTAATCCTAACTGGAAGCCTAAAACCAGGAAACCAAAGCACTAGAACTCAAGTAGTCAAGCATTAGTAGAACTTCCATTATCTCAATCTGTTCCAGAGCTTGAAGTAAAAAATCACATGAGGATTTAGTTGTCCTCGTTATGAATGATGAAGGATTTATGTGTTTTCAATACAAAATTTAAAGGATTTATGCGTCTTCATTATAAAAGATAAAGGATTTATGTGCCTTCATTATAAATGTTAAAGGATTTATGTGTCTTCATTATAAATATTGTAGGCTAGCCAGAATACACAACAGGCAGCTCCAAACAAGCACAGGACACTCCAGCACATGCAGCACCATTCAACCAAGCACCAATCAAGACAACAAAACATACTCATTCTAAAACACCAGCTAAATTTAGGCCAAAGCAACCAATCAAAAGGCCACCTGCACCAACTACAACTCAGACTCAAGTTGCTCCACCAACTTCAACAAGTGTGACAACAACATCGAGTGGAGGAGTATCAAAGGAGACATTGGCAGTAACAAGTTCTGCCACAACAGGACTATTCAAGTTTATACCAAATCTAGACTTCAAGAACCAGACAAAGTGACGTGCTTGTTCCTGACTTATTTTGGAaacaaaaattagttttttgcTGCAATAGTTGGTTGTAATACATATTGGCAAACTTTCTTTTAGCTAATTTAGTTGCTTATGAATTAGTATTTTGGAATTCGAGGGCTGATATAGCTGTTACAGTTACTTATCCTAGATGTTATTATGTTGTGGTATGACAATATCCCTATATTATGGTTTAGGTTGAATGAATGAATTATTGTTGATTGAATGAATTATATATGGCTTGTTTCTGGCTTAGGTTCATCTCTTGAAAGTAAACATGTATGTTACACGCATTCTATATCTATTTCAAGCTAACAAGATATGGATAGTTAAAATCTTCTTTCTTTCATTTATATTAGCTAAAATAGTTAACAGATATAATTCATTACGATCcacatttttttcatatttttcataccCTAAATAAACAAAGACTAACAACTACAACAATCAAGCTTAGAACCATGACCCAGAAGTTactgcttttcttgttctctAGGTAATTTATCCTTTGCTCTAGATCAGCCATTCTGCTCTCCAATTCTATCTTCCCAAAATGTTCTTCAACATTTAAGCTCTGATTGTCACCCAATTCCTTTGTTGGCTCCATGCACCCAATTCTTCCAATATGGTCATCAACCCACACAAAGAATTTACAATATGGTTGTTTCACCTAAATCAATTCAAATAGTATGAAAATATGTTGGTAAAAAAACTCTCAACTTCATCCATATACATGAAAAATTGTGAGCTTACCTTGAAGAATGGGCATCCGAAGAACAGTCTGTTTGGGTTGGTATTTGTCTTCGACATGTAAAATATCGCATACATCCCGCAGAAGCATTTTGGAGCGATGCAATCTTTCTCATCCCCAGCTTGAACTGAACATGGAGCTGCATTTACAATCAAGCCTTCCTGTCATCTGCCAACACCTCCGCGTTGTCTCTTGATTGATGAGCTTCCATCACTGGCCATCAATTTAAGCAACACCACCATGAACAAATCTGAACAGCTGCTGCGTATGTTACTTCAGAAAACCCAGTTTAAATCTCATTAGGGTTACCTTATAAAAACGATGTCGTTTTGATCAGTaaggacctatttgtccttcgaactttttTCCCTTCCAGCGTGGCACCGTAACGGACACCTAGACACCGTTACAGCCACGTCAGCCAGTTCAGTTTGATATGTGAGAGGCAAATAGACGGAAGAACTAAATTGTCCTCCGTTTATTAAAGTCAGGgactttttatatttaaattttgtcagagatgtatttgtcaaaaatttaaaaattcagggacctatttgtctttttttcaaaaaaatagcCTAAATTTACTGTATTCTAATTTGCAATTCAGTCTTAATTTTTGAcgaatacaaataaaaaattcgtTTTATGTATACAtgtttttttagaaaattattatgaaatgtttaaattaaatttctgatttataatattatttaattggtATATATCATTAATAATTtgttttacaatttttttagataaatatatTAGTTTAACCGTTAGTTTTTATGTATCATCTatttaaagataaattaaattgTCTCATACAATATTAATTGGTTAACATTTAGTACTAATTATACTAtagtacttttattttaatgaacaaactttttattcataaaatttttcattttattaggtctcattttattttacatGATTCTTGACTCTATTATTtaacaacaaataaattaatcatttttaaattttattttaaatcttaGTTTACAATCTTAATTCTATTTTACTttgtaatttttgtttaatttatttttaatcaaatttgatttatttatttactctaaagtattgttattatatttttaaaaatgttatatGCAGTTGATTTTTGTGATAGGATTATGACActaatgtttaaaaataaaagtataacAGAAGAGGAGTTGTCATAAAAAATCCAAGAATCAAGTTGTAATTATAATCAAAGCTTTGTTGTTtctattatatctttttttgtataaataacaattaaaaactGTAAAagtgtaatttaaattttttaaataagtaaCTAAATCTAATATTTTAACTGAAACTAAAAGTTTGCTTCTAATAGATTTTTATGAAGAGAATGAATCTTCTTATCGAAGGCTCATAAAAAATGGGTCCAGACCTCTTGCGAGAATGATTTAGAAGATTCGAAACCAAAAATAGTGGTATTTGCTAGTAACAACATAATGGATGAGGTCAATCAATATAGATTGATCTGAAATCTGATTCAAATCCAATATAGCACCTATAGGTACATAAGAAATGTATTGAATcgattcattaaaaaaaatttataaactatttttgcacttttttaaaatacaacCAAACCACAACATTTATAAGGTGGAACCGTACAgatatatttatgtttatttttaaaaaaaataattattgattGATTTTATGTAAGTTGTAAATTAAGACATTGTAACATTTGATtgttttattataattattttgagatttttCTATCAAtacttaatttattatttttttaaatttaaaataacaaatcatattacttctttattcatgtgtaaaattatttttattttaggttCTTTACATATTCAAATTACAActttattattatgtttatacTTCACATATGCTTGAGGATAATAATCTATCTTTTATTGGTGACATAATATAATGCACTTATGAATAAATAAgttcaattttaaaaagtaatttttgaTTACTTACTTGTATTTcatctctttaatttttttcaatattatttatttatttattcgaAAATTCTGTTCAAAAACTATCAATTTagtatccaaattattttctaattttgtCTTTACatatgtttttactttttaaattacAACCACTATATTTTTGCTCAACTTTATCCTATTTAAGAGGAATAACCCAacaaatatctaaattttttttctcattttttttattatttcaactcTTAAAATTTaccattattttttttctcttttttgttCTTCCATAATCACTTATTTACTATCCTTATGTTTATACTTCTCTTTACATAATATTTTATGTACATGTTAATTCAcataagattttttaatttttttagttatttttaaagTGTTATTCACTTTTAGTgtaactaaaattaataatttaatataatttgatgAATTATTTTGCTTTATTCATTATAAAATTATGATATTATCGTTATTATTTATCCATTcaattaactataaaaatacgaaaagtttttatttttctgaaaCTTTAGAAAATATGAATACAATGACCTTTAAGTTAGATGGCTTAAGATTTAAAGATGATTTTTTAAATGAATatttattagaaataaaaaaatattataaaaatattgcataagtaataaaaaaataagtgaatAATATATATGCTAATTTAgataaccaaaataaaataaaattagtaataaaagaagatataaaatttcatattttattttgtggtacaaagataatatataataatataataaaccGTAATgttctaatataaaaaaaatgacacttttaagattaaaaaaatataatattttatgcattaaacaatttaaaaaatacttattatagaggaagttaaaaatattctgacgtaaaaaaattatttaataaaattaagagaaaaagagagagttaaaattttttaactacTAAAGAAGAATCACCACCATCAACCTATTAAATTTGAGTAATATCAGGTGAGAATTAAGAAATAAACCAGAACGATAAATTCAAAAGTTTTCTATATCTTTTTATATagtgttttattttaaataattaattttttatggatAGTATTTAAATAACAAACAAAATAGTAAGAAGATTCATATTAATTATGGAAACTAATATCATTTTTATAGTGCAATCGCATTATTTCAAAACATACAacatgaaataataaaatatagtttaattaATGTGCACAATAAAGCAAACGCAAAACTTATTTAATAGTATATCACTCCAATTTGTACAGTAGAGTGCCCCATATAATAGTAGTCAAATATAGAAAGTAATGACAATTTTCTGTTCTAAAGTACTATATTAAattgtaatttaaatttataattattagttaaaaactTACAATAATAGACTATTTTTAtgatattagttaaaaataatatattttgatattattttttacggttactaatattaaattttgataatttgaacaaaaagttttaatgttttatgtcttaaattttttcttaatagaacaataaaattacttaacacgtacatttaaaaaaaactattcTTTTAATACATCTAGATATTCAAAAGACGCAAAAACGAATTCTTTTAATAACACTTTAACAACTCATAAACATTAACCGAATAAATGGTTATAGATCAAAGTGATAAACAAGATATAAAATTGTGATAATGGTACATGGtgataattaaaaagaaagtgataagggaagaagaaaataaaaaagaaaaacaaggcAATATAACAATTATGCCTGAAACAATGACAGGCATGTATATAGAGAATAATAGTAAGAAAAAATAAGAGTGTGtgatacaataaaaaatataataaaaatataaattaataattttaaaaaaataataaaattaaagataatttaataaattgaata includes:
- the LOC130963039 gene encoding uncharacterized protein LOC130963039, whose product is MEDEPYKPPPPGYNDDSDDENSSGEEKQDLHTPVSSDEEAEKQYWPEFHDEYGFGEGHFEVGTKFATLDDFKEVVKDLFIFEGRQLQWIKNDKERVRVDCKGEECPWVVHVSYNNSLRCFQVKTFKSEHTCARDIGSNAADQHWLSNKIEKRLAIHLQMTRKEASDFLKDEFGIHHNDKMVYRALKEARDRIVGSESEQYGKLRDYLFELLRSNPGSTALLEGDFGGQLLSAIAQDANNHFYTIAYAVVGSETKESWKWFLTLLQEDLGNASVHGWNFMSDQQKMVFKSLNKLLLSLAKAGAAIINFSLADIPLYTIVEGLLEAMKEVMPEAPHHNCVMHMWKNFINRFKDLQVRDVVWECASCSTPPEFVETMEKLKKINEEAWEYLTRFDPRVWVKVYLNDGPKVDSLTNNMCESWNAKIEKDRVKPILTMCEELHCYVMRRMTKHITLLSDYPGKLAPVQQKRLGRLIKPSNRWNAVWTGDNERKQFEVSRKTSRVDVDLMKHTCSCNMWQLIGMPCVHVIAAIRKKHDKPEDYVHKWLCMESIYLTYAHSIQPVPSEEYWHRTGYIKPNSPPIKRPIGRPKVHKRKKDPIEDLIQGDKVRKTFRITCSKCGEKGHNYKSAREHHLILTGSLKPGNQSTRTQVVKH